TATGATAGTGTACAGGATGCCAAACTTGCAAACCATCGTCTTCCACAGGAACCGCATGATGCTGTGTTGCCGTGATGGTTGCTAGGGCCTCGGCCTTAACCCACTTGGTGAAGTAATCCATAGCTACTACCACAAATTTTACTCCTCCCTTGACAGGGAGAGTGGGCCGACTAGGTCAACTCCCCATTAGGCGAAGGGCCAAGGTGAGGTGATCGATGTCAATTCTTCTGGCAGGCAGTGAGGCACCTTTGCATACTCTTGGCACTTCCGTGCGTACTCCTCGGCATCTCACAAGGTACAAGGCCAGTAATACCCCGCCCTCATCACTTTTTTGGCTAGTGCCTTTCCTCCCAAGTGACTGCTGTAGATCCCTTCGTGTATTTTTGCCAACACATATTGGGCTTCTTTAGGGGAGATGCACCTTAAGAGAGAAGTCGAGTGGCCCTTCGGTACAAAATTCTATCAATTCGAGTGTAGCGTGCTGCTCAGTTCCTAATCTTTCTAGCTTCTCGCCTGTCATTGGGCACCTCGTTGGCGTCCAAGTAATTGAGGATGTCCCTTACCGAAAGGGCTCTAGTCTATTTCTCCAACACCACGATCCCTATGGCAGGTACTTTGAAAGTTTCGATCACCGTCTGCTCTGGCAGGGAGAAGTCTTCTTGCCCGAATGTTGTGCGTGCCAGCTTGTCCACTTTCTAGTTTTTTGCCCTCAGCACCTGCAGAATCTGGAAGTACTTGAAGTGGGGGTGCTCGACTTCTACTAGTgctaagtatttttttaatttttcactctTCACGACGAATTCCACTCACACTTGATTGACCACCAACTACGAGTCGGCTCGTACTTCAATTTCTAGGGCACCCAAAGATCTGGCTACTGCCAGTCTTGAGAGTAATGCTCATACTTCGCCTCGTTGTTCATGGTCTTGAACACCAAGTAATGATATGCACCCACACTCCCCCTCCAGCCTGGCAAGATGAGCCATCCACGAAAACTTGCCAGGGCTTCATTGGAGGTGCATATTCGCTCTTTGCCAGGAAACCAGTAAATTCAGCTACGAAGTCTGCCAGCACTTGTCCCTTGATGGTATTCCACTGAGCATAGTCGATGCCAAACTTGCTTAGCTCTATTGCCTAGTTCATGAGTCGGCCCGAAGCGTCCGGCAATCGCAAGATCTTTTTTAGAGGGGTCTCTGTGAGGACCCTTACTGGATGAACTTGGAATTACGAGCATGGCTTCCGTGTGGTTACCACCAGCGCGAATGCGAGTTGCTCTATGCGGGGGTACCTGGCTTCAGCCCCACGATATGCACAACTGGTGTAGTAGACCGGCCTCTAGACTCCATCCTCTTTGCGCACTAATCCGAAGAGACTGCCTAGGGGGAGACAGACAAGTATAGGGTCAATGTTTCCCCACACCTGGGTTGGCTGAGGAGCAGTGGGCTTTTAAGGTACTTCTTGAGAGCCTCGAATCCCAGGTCACACTCATCGTCTCATATCTGTGCCTTTCGTAGAACCTTGAAGAAATACAGGCACTTGTGGATCTTGACACGAATTTGTTAAGTGCCACCACTCGCCCGACTAGTCTTTGTACCTCGTTTATGCTTCGGGGCAGGGCCATGTTGAGAATGGGCTCCATCTTTTCAGGGTTGGCTTCGATTTCGCATTCTCACACCATGAATCCTAGGTACTTCTCTGATCCGACACCAAAGGCACACCTCGTCGGGTTCAACTTCATCGGGTACTGCCTCAGTATTGCGAAAAGCCTTCCTCAAATCGTCCAAGTGTTGTTTCGGAGTCCCACTCTTAACCAATAGGTCATCCACGTAGACCTTCATGTTTCTTCCCACCTAATTTTGGAACATACGGTTGACCAGCTGTTAGTAGATGGCCCCCGCATTTTTCAACCCAAAAGGCATTGCCGTGTAACAATATAGGACTCGGTCTGTGATGAATGAGGTCTTCTCCTCGTCTTCCAGGTTCATGCGAATGTGGTTATACCTAGAGTAGGCGTCCATGAAGCTGAGCATACAATGGCCCGCCGTGGAGTCGATGATTAGATCGATGCGGGAAAGTGTGAAGCTGCCTTTCGGGCAAGCTTTGTTGAGATTGGTGAAGTTGACAAACATTCTCCATTTGCCACTTGGTTTTTTCACGAGTACCACGTTGGTCATCCACTCTGGATAGTGGGCTTCCTGGATGAATACGGCGGCTAGCAGGCGGTCCACTTCTTCAGCTATGACGACACTCTTTTCTGCGCTGACATTTCGGCGTTTCTGCCTCACCCCTTTAGCCTTTGAGTCTACGCTAAGGCCGTGTTGTATGACTTCAAGGGCTATTCTGGGCATGTCCTCGTGGCTTAAAGTGAATAACTCTTGGTGTTCGGCGAGGAGTTGCTGCATGGCGTTCCGCACCTCAAGCATCATCTCACTACCAATCCTTGCAGTGGCTTCTAGTCAATTCGAGTTTAAGGGAATGAACTCCAACAGCTCATTTGGTTCCACCTTTCTGAGTCTCTGCTCGTCTCGGATTTCACCTTCTGCTGGGGCACTGGTGGGTGGCAGTGGTAAGGTACAGTCATCCATCATAGGGCATACCACGTTCACCCCACCACTCGGAGGCACCCCTTCCTGGATATGTTCTCACCTTTCTTCCGCGGCACCTCCTCCTCTAATTCTGGAAGCTTTGCTTCCTTATAGGTGAGGTTCCATATTCGTCAGCACTATTGGTGAGCTTCAGAGTTGTCTGGAATGGGTTGTAGCAGGCATATGAAGTACATGCAATATCTACAAGGATCCCACAGACGACGTCACTGTTAAAGTAGTGTTTCGTACACCTTTGGACTAGGTTTCAACAACTTAGGTCTTCAAAACTGGACCtatgaaaacaaagaagaaagaaactggGAGAGAGCGACCTTGGGGCCGGGaagtctctgatgccaaagttagtagagtaatttgaaaatttttaaataatgagagagtctagAGACCAGAGAGCTTTTTCGTACCtaaaaattgttatttatactGGAAGTCTTGGGGGGGAGAACAGATCGTGCCTACCCCTGTGGAGCCCATATCCTTTTTACTATTCCTTTTGTCAaagtcatttaaatgatgtgTGCCTCTATGACGGTGctattaatgtggcgtgttgctctggtagtggtgccattaatgtaTTGTGGTTCCTCGATTTACTTTACTCTGCTAGTGTCTTCGGTGGTCCGCTGATGTTCCCATGTCAGAAGATCAAAGGTTTTTCGTCTTTCTCATTCTGCCATGTGTAAGTCCATATGAGCGGGGTGCGGCATTAGGCCTGTTCATCCTATCAACCATCATTGTTTACTTTTCTTTGCAGACGAATTGCTTCGTGGGCAAGTTTGGGCCCTGAGGTCGGATATTGGGCTCAAGGCAAGTACTCTCAACCGAGCCCCCAGAGGCTTATGAGTGAGGGGGAAAATTcctttacaaaaacaaaataaacttggTTCAGAATCtcttttatattgtaaaatggACCTGACATAAGTTCAAATAGACCTATTGGATTAGTGCCACGTGTGATAATTAAAGATAAGGAATACATGTGGATCCAATGAATCTAATCTTTCTTTATCTCCATCCCAGGAAAACTCAATCCATACATCTTCCTAGGTTTCTTTTTCAGTATGCTCATGTTTTAAACAAACGAGACAAAAAAAAACTCGGCCACCTAGAGAGGATATGGCTGGCCGGCCTCCTACAGGATGGGTAGTAGTTGTTGAGATAGTCTTCTAGCAGGACCTATATATGGTGTTGAATATGGTTGAAAAGCGATTCTCAACCCTAAAATGAATGATGACTAGAAGTGAACCATCATCCCTCATGTTGTCTCTGTCATCGTTATTCTTTATAAAAGTAGACAGCAAATTCGAACTTAATTATGGCTATTGTGTTCCCTTTGTTTTTCTAACTCGATAATACACTCACATAggttttttgttcttattttttgtaataatcaCTAAGGTTTTCTTTTTGGCCGTCTTTGTCTTATCTGTGCTAATTGGGATTAgaaactccaaataaaaaatcccaTTAGATTCAACCCAATGAgtaaaacataaaatgaaaaagggACAATAGACCACAAGGTTCAAGCTCTTGTTCCTCTAAAAAATTAAGGTTTTGTTGATTGTTTGCCGACATGAATCTATAAATGATGCACTGTAGACTTGTAGTTGATTGTTTTGGCACTTTTGTTGGAGTTTACCTTGTTGCCTCCATTTTCATCTTTTAGAGAAGCAAGATTATAAGAGGATGACTAAAATATTAGATTCGTTTGGattaagagatgagttgagattttttgtaaatagtaaaataaaatatttttataatattattttataatattattattattttagaatttagaaaagttgaattgtttattatattttgtgtgggaatttaggaaagttgttttgagatttgaaaaagttgaattgtttattatattttgtgtgagaatttgagaaagttgtaatgatgaaaatgagatgagttgaggtggttTGTGAATTCAAACGAGGTGACTtgactactattcattattttattattattttttacctaccttttactattattcaatattttatcattatttttttactactatttacataatatttgaaaatacctCACAATCTGAACGCAACAGACTTATGGTAGTTTTCAATTATTTCAACAATACACTAGCACACGAGCCTCGTGCACCATCAACAGAGAGGTTGGGTGGGGCAAATTTTGGAACCGTGAGTTCGAAAAGAACAATTGCATCGTATCAGTAGGGAGCGTAGaattaggggtgttcatccgggtttcaACTCGGGAACCCGGACCGGGAACCGGGTTTCACACCTGTGCCGGAACCCGGGCCGGGTTAGTCCGGGTGAAACCCGAGCCGGAACCCGGGTTTTTCAAAACCCGAATTTCGGGTTccgatttttattattattattattattaattggatttcaaatattttgtctgcatttagaatttcaaatcatattctcaatacaacataaacctataatataacatgagcatataaataattaattaaactttttaactaaatgcatgtaaaaataaaaaaatattataaaacacatacaagatgcaatcaactacatattacattgtttgaactaatttgctaagaatattacaaaacacatacattgctttaattaaactctaatacacaacaaattatttgcaaaaaatcagaaatttttCCAGCAACTAGCTCTCTTCTTCCAACAATCACATGATAGTGGTTTTGACAAGCTCTCTTGACTAAATCAGAAACtaatatttgatgttgttgcacGCCATATGGGAAATGAGCATTTGTTACAACCTGTACAAACTAGAAGCTTTAATGCAAGTTTCCAATCAATGAGCTTAAAGttaattaaccaaaaacaaCTTCCATAGCACATCATATTATTTGAACTGCCAATTAAGAAAATGGaacaaaaaaactgaaaaaggtTGAAAATGTGAATGAATGATTGGACTACTAAGTGAGATTAaaaattagtctatttttatctcaatattGGTTTGAAATCAAGTCTGAATGATTGGTACTAAGAGACCTATAAAGCAGAAAATGTGAATGAATGATTGGAGGAGAGATTATATATGCACTTGAACAAgtaacttttgaaaaatttgaaaccaaCAGCAATAGCTAATAAGGCGCAACTTGGCCTAAAGGTTGTTTGATTAACCCAATATTAAAGATGACCCCAGCTATAAACCTCACTGAATCATGCATATTAAGAAGGATTCAAATGAGTCATTTAGGAAGGTATGGACAGCAAAACTTAAGCATTTAGTTAACATACAGCAAGCCATCCTGCAATGCAGAAACCAGCTAACACCCTCATTGCCTGCTTCCATTAAAACTccaaaagattaaaatacaTGGTTTAGTAAGAATAGAGATGACCAAGGTTGAGCACTACCAAATCATAGTTTTAAATTCAACATACCCCTTTTCGACCGATGAAGTCTGCAATCCTACCACTTGTGACAGCACCAAGCATTGCACCAATCGTTAATATGGAGCCAAACATGAAATTGTTGCTGATCCCCAAAGTTGGCCTCAAAGTGGAGAAAGCACCACCACATGTCATATAGGAAATGCCCAATCATAGGTGAACAGATCATGCTcccattgaaaagaaaataaaaatcttgcctaactttctagttttttatatttgagaaaacaTATATGTACCTAATAACTATCTTAATTAACCTAATAACAACATAGTGCATGGTGACTTTGTATATATTAAGCATTAACCACTTATAGTGCATGCCAATATAAAACCAAAAGGCCATGCAAATCTCATCaacattaatgtatatatagtttctcTAGCAAAGACGATGACTACTCCAATTCATAAACTTAAAAGCTTTagatgtttaacaagaaaaatatctaaagtCTTAACTCTCTAAAGTCtttgattttcctaaaaatattttggatccCAAaggccccaatttttttttttccaaactccacccagaaacacaactaatttaaaaaaaaaaaaatctagaaaaatcaaagatacaacatcctaaaaactatttcttccaaataatgacaaatcttcattatatatatgttatcggATATAACAGAtctaaataaatctaaacagttctaaacaaatcttccaaataataataacccacgGCTCTAGCAATTTGCAgctaaatatatctaaacaaaTACTCcttaaacattcaaacattctaaaaaaaaaacccaaaataacaaagagagaacaaattagagggaagaaagaaaacatacacAAACGAAAATCCgttctaatctcttggatccCAAGCTTAAACACTTCCAACGTTCAGCATTGCAgatagcagagagagagatagagcagatgagagagtgatttcGGGATGGGCTAGGGCATCGCAGATGCAACCGCAGGCGCAGAGCAGAGTGAGAGAGAACAGATGAGAGAAGGAGGGAGGCGTAGGATCGCACttcgcagaggagagagagagagagagagagagagagagagagagagagagagagaccagatgagagttgagtgtgATTcccgggggagggggggggcACGGTAGGGTATCACCCAAATAATTTACGATGGTTTTATACCTAAACCCGGGTATCGGGTTTAAAATTGGTATCCGGTTGTTAAAAATCGCATCCGGGCTGGATGGGCCCTTGTTTTAAAAAGCGGGTACTGGCCAGGGTGTATTCCGAGCCGAAACCTGTAACCGGAATCCAAATAATCGGGTTCCAGACTGGGCTGGGAAAAAATCCTGCCCAGATGAACAATCTTACGTAGAATAACAACATTGCCTGAAGCTCACACATAGCGGGGCGACACGTGAGGCTCACTCACTAGTCTTTTGACGATTGTGATGACCATTTCTTAAAGACAAATGATCAAAGAGAATGATTATGTGGTACATGTAAGCTGGAATAGGAAAAAAAGGGGGAAATCAAGCCTAGTccgatctagagagagagaaccgcATGGAAAATGACCTCTTGGCTCCTCTCCCGCCTtattgattgttttttttttctttagttattATGTTCTCAAGTCAGTGTATAAGACATTCCATCCAtattacttaaataataaatttgatttgtaaaattcaaattttagaatttatctttcaaatcaaattataccatataAGTATTTCACACTTTGggattataattttcatttttctttcttctttttcaggtTAGAAAGAGGGAAGAGTATCTTTAGAGATAGAGAAGGCTGGCAGTGCACCTTTTGCTTGCCTGTAAACTAGCCACCCAATCACTCCCAATGGAGTGACCACGTGAATAGATCATCCTGGGTGGCATCAACCGAAATTCTCAttcaaaactctctctctctactgttttcaacaattatatatattctaggtGGAGGGTCACCTAAAATATGGACGTGGACATTATGGAGAAGGCAACCAACAAGGGAAGCCAGCTTCACCACCATTTCCACCGGcatcaataatttaaaaagaaaagaagaagaagatatgaTACAAATAATCCCAAagtaatatatatcaaatttcaAACCCTGCACATTAACTACCACTGATTCAAAacgaaacaaaaagaaaagcaataaaAACTGTTGAAATTGAGAGATTAACAAGATAAGCACGACTTCAGTGACAAacatatttcaattttcaatccTATTTGCTCCACCGTGAGCAAAAtccttcgttttttttttttttgcctgcctgccttctttatttatttatctgtttgttttgactttttttttttttttttagaaaaaaaaaaggtgttggGGACTGTCCTTTTTATGGTCAGAAAGGCTTATTTTAACTCATTGAGATCTCCAGCTTTTGGCCATTTCAAACCCATTTTTGGCATAGTGGTAGTCCTCAATAGTCCTATTGATTTCAGCTTGAGTGTTCATCACAAATGGACCGTGCTGAACCACTGGTTCATTGAGTGGCTGCCCTCCAATCAGCACAAATCTCAGTTTACTTGAAGATCTGTTCCACACGCTTACACTGTCTCCAGGACCCAGAACCAGGACATGGTGAGCTGCCACAGGAGATGAATTTGGGATTCCAAAAACCCCTTCCCCTTCAATTATATACACAAAGGAATTCCATGATCCCGGGATATTCTGATGCACTTCATTTCCAGGTTTTAAAGTGAAATCCAGATACATTGTGGGTGTTCTGGTGTAAACTGGAGATTGGACTCCCATGGATTCTCCTGCTATAACTCGGACCTCGACCCCATCTTCCTCTGCCCTTGCTATCTCGTGACTTGGAAGTTCTTGATAACTTGGTTCAATCCTGATTGGGGGGAAAGCATATTTTATCAACTGCAGTTATCAAAGACAACCTGGGTTTTTGCTAAACTGggataattttcaattaaaatcaaCAATTTGCTGATTCCTAAATTCTGATTCACAGAAATCATGTCGCATGGAGTGATCAAAATCATTCACTTTTATTCAGAAATTTCCAAACTTGAAGAGAAATTGAGTCATGGGTATATTAGTATTTTCATAGACCTGGAAAGTTCAAAGTCATACTACAGACATCGGTGGCGAAGTTGGCTAGTGGGGCTAATGAACATGTAAATGAGGGATTcataaattgtaatttgaaaataaagtcaTTGCTAATGGAAAGAAGATTTCTTACATTTTGTCTCTGGAGGATAAATTGATCCAAAGCTGTAAACCATTTGAAGTTCCTTCTCCTGCAGGCATTTCTGAGTGAATGATTCCTCTGCCTGCTGTCATCCACTGCACAAAAGTCATatgaaataaatacaaaagaGTGTCAAACGATAAAGCTTGGCCACAattactcttctttttttctagttttctaAAAGAGAATAGACTGCAACTGCTATGGCTTACCTGCACATCACCTGTTCGAATTGTACCCTTATGGCCAGCAAAATCTTGATGAGTAACCCCGCCCTAGAATCCGAAAAGAGCAAACacaaactttaattttattatttttatgggcaaaCGTAGTTACATTAAGATTGCAGGGAGCGGATCATCTGGGTCATTGACAGAGTACAGAATAGAAATCATGAAACCAAAGTTTGAGAGAAGGTATACCTGCAACATGTATGTGACAGTTTCAAAACCTGTAAAAGAGAATTCACATCAGATAAAGGCAAATTAGCCCACACAGATACAATCGTGATTCATAAATACGTATAATTCTTCCACAAACAACGGTGAGATTAATTGGATGAATGCAGAACCTCTGTGTGGATGATCAGGAAATCCCGCAGGAGGAGTCACTGCAACATCAAACACCCCACAATCTTAAAACCAAATGCATCAACGAAAGGTAAATTTACACTTGAAAGAACATCAGATTGCAATCAACTATCAAGTGTGTACCTGAAAAATCATCCAACATTAAAAAAGGATCCAAATTCTTCAATTCACTGCTGAGAATCAGATGCCCAACAAGAAAAGAACCCCCAAAATGATCAATAGCAGATGATAAAATCGCAAGAACAATTAACCATGCATCGaccaaaaatgaatatttactCCAAACAGAGTGAATTAACAGAActatttctttaaagaaaaggACGAAGAAACGCAAGAATACCGTCCAATGCCTCTCCTAACAACAGCACCATCACCCTCACGTTGAAGTTTGGCCAAAATCTTCTTGACCACCAATCTGGGTCTGTCAAAAGAAGGAGCTTTACCCGAATCAGACATGATAATTCAGATGGTTGGCACTTGGCCCTGTTTGTTGTAAGTTGGCTTTGTAAAATAACAGTTGCTTGAGGTTGAGTCTTGGTGCTTCGCTTTCGTATGTGCTTATTCCTTTCAAAAACTTGATCCCGGTTGTTGTATTTATACCGTACAGAGGGAATGCGGAAGAGAGAGGAGAAATGTCAAGGAAGAccggaagagagagagagagagagagagagagaggggaggatTCGGTGGGGGGAAACGTTGGGTCCCGACACAACAACGAAATTGGAGGCGTGGGAAAAACATATTGTGTGGGACCCACTTCACCTCCAATATGATGTGGAACATGTGATGATCTCAAGCTTGTGTCACGATGATGGAGGTCAAACAATAAAACCACTGCCTTTGTATAactttgttttgtttagaaatatcAAATAAGCGTagtttttttcacaatttttttttatttcatctaattattataatttttttaaatttttacataaaatcaactaaataatttaaattttttaattttttaaataaaaataatattaaaaatatatattctaataatattttattaaacttttaacttttatttcaatttatctaatttcatctgtaaaaataagtGAGGCCTTAGTCTATAATGAACCAGACatgtaaattatgtttttatttaaataataagatttaatttataatatttcaaatttttaaatttatttttcaaatcacattATATTACGCAagtattttactatatatattttacacaccgaattgagaataaatttttatttttactttttggttTCCCCActctattttaatatatatttttaagagtaaattatctaataatacaAACAGAcacaaaatatcaaatattttcatgGAATCTAAATTACCAAAAAATCTTACACGAATAGTTTTGAATTTGTAAGAATATGTGATATGTATCTCTAAAACTGAaccaaacaatttaataagacaactaaaaatgagattttatttatttttattatttttcgttATGATAATTACTTCCTGCATGCCTTGTTTGACCAGAGTCTATTTCTAATCCCATCGGAACTAAACATAAGACAAATTAATCTGCTTTTTCATTCACTTGATCTAGTCTATCTTACTATTCCCACGTCACTGAATAATTAAgcgaataaatcttcacaattttttcatactttatactcgacattttttttaattattattatttttttcttttatcaatatttcttatatgaatagaaaatttgaaatatttaaaaaaaaaataaaaaaaaatagagtgtagagtgtggtgaaaattgtataacaaaactcctcgagatatattttatattgcaCACCATCATATCATCAATTGAGAGGTGAAGTCTTAGGatgcatttagatgttgaactgaattgagttgaattaagttaagatgataaaatattgttagaatattattatttattattattattattattattttagaatttgaaaaaattgaattgtttattatattttgtgttagaatttaaaaaaattataatgatgaattgagataaattgacatgattttaagttcaaacgaagccttaaattacaaaaaatagtacaccatcatttattttttttcagtaaTAAAAAGACATTGAAAATTTCTAGatgtaaaatgataaatattttaatttatatatatagcattgaTTATAAACTGTATAATGCTTACGTACTACacgaatataaatataatttatataaatataaagagtgTGTGAAAAGGTGACGATGGGTCATGGCGATTGAGTTCTAAGGAAggcaactttttttgttttgtttggatatGTTGTGCTTGAACCTGAAGGCTGGGCTGGTTGAAAGTTTGAATCCCAAACTCCAATTGCGACAACTCATGATTAAGCCAGGAAGAAGATCAGGACGCCCTTTCGGAACCTAATCTAAATGACATCCATCACACGTTGGCATTACGTTTGCCCATCCAACAACAAAAGACATTGACTTTCCCTCTCAATATATATAAGGGAAGACCTGGCACCCAATGATGCAAATCAGATCACTGAAAAGGATTTCAAGGAAACTGACTAATTTCCTTATATAAACAATTCTAGTATGAGGTACAGAACTTGGGTTCTTATCTACCGTTACATTTTTTAACGTACAAGTCACCTtcaaaatagattaaaaaaagaaaaacagattagacagattatatatatattattatgtaactctcaaatagattatatatatatatatatatatatattatattatatattatgtattatgtaactctcaaatatatattaaatttttatggtgtgattcatttttttttttaataaagaatggtattaaatttgtctatttagaacttgtataaattattaatatatatgtatatatagagtaatgctcATGTTTGTCCAGACAATAtctgttttaaaatcatttatgtTCATTATCTATGTACCatacatttgataaaaaaaaagtgtagtgtgtggagatgatgaatagaatttttctactaATAAAGGTTTTAATGTTTTGACCTATGCTAAGACtaaacatttgaattttctaaaacagaaaatcaaattaaaaaaattgctaaaaaaaagattcttaGGCATAGTAAGTCATCATGGTCGTGTGCTATTTTCTATGTTCAGAAAAATGTTGAAATTGGGAGAGGTACTCCTCACctaatttttaattacaaacaTCTGAACAAAGTACTAGAATGGATTAGGTATCTCA
This window of the Juglans regia cultivar Chandler chromosome 12, Walnut 2.0, whole genome shotgun sequence genome carries:
- the LOC108986319 gene encoding pirin-like protein isoform X1; its protein translation is MSDSGKAPSFDRPRLVVKKILAKLQREGDGAVVRRGIGRSELKNLDPFLMLDDFSVTPPAGFPDHPHRGFETVTYMLQGGVTHQDFAGHKGTIRTGDVQWMTAGRGIIHSEMPAGEGTSNGLQLWINLSSRDKMIEPSYQELPSHEIARAEEDGVEVRVIAGESMGVQSPVYTRTPTMYLDFTLKPGNEVHQNIPGSWNSFVYIIEGEGVFGIPNSSPVAAHHVLVLGPGDSVSVWNRSSSKLRFVLIGGQPLNEPVVQHGPFVMNTQAEINRTIEDYHYAKNGFEMAKSWRSQ
- the LOC108986319 gene encoding pirin-like protein isoform X2, producing the protein MSDSGKAPSFDRPRLVVKKILAKLQREGDGAVVRRGIGRELKNLDPFLMLDDFSVTPPAGFPDHPHRGFETVTYMLQGGVTHQDFAGHKGTIRTGDVQWMTAGRGIIHSEMPAGEGTSNGLQLWINLSSRDKMIEPSYQELPSHEIARAEEDGVEVRVIAGESMGVQSPVYTRTPTMYLDFTLKPGNEVHQNIPGSWNSFVYIIEGEGVFGIPNSSPVAAHHVLVLGPGDSVSVWNRSSSKLRFVLIGGQPLNEPVVQHGPFVMNTQAEINRTIEDYHYAKNGFEMAKSWRSQ